Proteins encoded in a region of the Mycteria americana isolate JAX WOST 10 ecotype Jacksonville Zoo and Gardens chromosome 9, USCA_MyAme_1.0, whole genome shotgun sequence genome:
- the ITGB6 gene encoding integrin beta-6, which yields MGIELLCLCFLFLQRNNCVQGTCSQERSVTCEDCLLSGPHCAWCFQENYTDSAGIHGRCDTPENLLSKGCQLNLIEFPISEVEIHRNKPLTVATQNNSDVTQISPQKVTLRLRPGHEETIQIKVRQTEDYPIDLYYLMDLSASMDDDLNTIKELGSTLSKEMSKLTSNFRLGFGSFVEKPVSPFIKTTAEEINNPCRSVPYECLPTFGYKHVLPLTNDAEKFNEIVKGQRISANIDTPEGGFDAIMQAAVCKEKIGWRNDSLHLLVFVSDADSHFGMDSKLAGIVIPNDGNCHLDHNNEYSMSTVLEYPTIGQLIDKLVQNNVLLIFAVTNEQVHIYESYAKLIPGATVGRLQKDSGNILQLIIAAYQELRSEVELEVLGETEGLNLSFTAICNNGTFFPHQRKCSHVKVGDTVSFNVTVSLSSCEKTRRHIVIKPVGLSDTLEIELHPQCSCNCQAKAETNSPKCNKGKGSFECGVCVCSPGYVGPRCECDESVLSASSCKGSAERSSCSGRGDCYCGQCVCHPSLYGKVYGPRCECDDFSCVRHGGLQCGGNGDCDCGECMCHSGWTGEYCNCTTDTSACIAEDGTLCSGRGECICGSCACTHPGASGQTCEKCPLCGDPCSSRRSCVECHLASDDKSPGECSEKCKLVDATVSTAEDYSEDKSIPCSLQGGNECITTFLLAMDEQGRTVIHSIEQKDCPQLPNIPMIMVGVTLAILLIGIVLLCIWKLLVSVQDRKEVAKFEAEKSKVKWQTETNPLYRGSTTTFKNVTYKNEEKQKGAMAADFY from the exons ATGGGGATTGAATTGCTTTGCCTCTGTTTcctatttctgcaaagaaataacTGTGTGCAAG GGACCTGTTCTCAGGAAAGATCAGTGACTTGTGAAGATTGTTTGCTTTCTGGACCACACTGTGCTTGGTGTTTTCAAGAG AATTACACGGACTCGGCTGGAATTCATGGGAGGTGTGATACCCCAGAAAATCTCTTGTCAAAAGGATGCCAGTTGAATTTGATTGAATTTCCCATTTCAGAAGTGGAAATTCACAGAAACAAGCCCCTAACTGTAGCGACGCAGAACAATTCTGATGTCACACAGATTTCTCCTCAAAAAGTAACTCTCAGGCTGCGACCAG GACATGAAGAAACAATACAGATCAAGGTTCGCCAAACTGAAGATTATCCAATTGATCTCTATTACCTCATGGATCTTTCAGCCTCCATGGATGATGATCTGAATACAATCAAAGAACTGGGTTCAACTCTTTCCAAAGAAATGTCAAAACTGACAAGCAACTTCAGACTGGGGTTTGGATCTTTTGTTGAAAAACCAGTTTCACCATTTATCAAAActacagctgaagaaataaacaaCCCTTGCAG AAGTGTGCCATACGAGTGCCTACCCACCTTTGGCTACAAACACGTTTTGCCACTAACAAATGATGCTGAAAAATTCAACGAAATTGTGAAAGGACAGCGAATCTCTGCTAATATAGACACTCCAGAGGGAGGATTCGATGCAATTATGCAGGCAGCTGTTTGCAAG gaaaaaattgGATGGAGGAATGATTCTCTACATTTGCTGGTGTTTGTGAGTGATGCTGATTCCCATTTTGGGATGGACAGTAAACTGGCAGGGATTGTTATTCCTAATGATGGGAACTGTCATTTGGACCACAATAATGAATATTCCATGTCAACTGTTCTG GAGTATCCCACAATCGGACAATTAATTGACAAACTTGTGCAAAACaatgttttgttaatttttgctGTAACGAATGAGCAAGTTCACATATATGAG agcTATGCAAAGCTTATTCCTGGAGCTACTGTTGGACGACTACAGAAGGATTCTGGAAATATTCTCCAGTTGATCATTGCTGCGTATCAG GAGCTGAGGTCCGAGGTGGAGCTGGAGGTCTTGGGAGAGACAGAAGGGCTCAATCTCTCTTTCACGGCCATCTGTAACAACGGGACCTTTTTTCCACATCAGAGGAAATGCTCTCATGTGAAAGTGGGAGACACG GTCTCTTTCAATGTGACTGTAAGTCTCTCCTCTTGTGAAAAAACCAGAAGGCATATTGTGATAAAACCAGTGGGGCTCAGTGACACGCTGGAAATCGAACTTCATCCCCAGTGCAGCTGTAACTGTCAGGCGAAGGCTGAGACGAACAGCCCAAAATGCAACAAAGGGAAAGGATCGTTCGAGTGCGGGGTGTGCGTCTGCAGCCCGGGGTACGTGGGGCCACGCTGCGAATGCGACGAGAGCGTCCTCAGCGCCAGCTCCTGCAAGGGCTCGGCAGAGCGGAGCTCCTGCAGCGGGAGAGGCGACTGCTACTGCGGGCAGTGCGTTTGCCACCCATCCCTCTACGGAAAGGTCTACGGGCCGCGCTGTGAATGCGATGACTTCTCGTGTGTGAGACACGGAGGGCTCCAGTGTGGAG GCAACGGTGACTGTGACTGTGGGGAATGCATGTGCCACAGTGGATGGACTGGTGAATACTGTAATTGCACAACTGACACCAGCGCCTGCATTGCTGAGGATGGGACGCTGTGCAGTGGGAGAGGCGAATGCATCTGTGGGTCGTGTGCTTGCACCCATCCGGGGGCTTCAGGTCAAACATGTGAAAAATGCCCTCTCTGCGGTGACCCTTGCAGTTCCAGGCG GAGCTGTGTGGAATGTCACTTGGCTTCCGATGACAAGTCACCAGGAGAATGcagtgaaaaatgcaaattgGTTGATGCAACTGTCAGCACTGCAGAGG atTATTCAGAGGATAAATCCAttccctgctctttgcaggggGGAAATGAATGTATAACCACATTTCTACTGGCTATGGATGAACAGGGAAGGACAGTCATTCATAGCATAGAACAGAAAG ATTGCCCACAGCTTCCAAATATCCCAATGATAATGGTGGGTGTCACCCTTGCTATCCTTCTCATTGGCATTGTTTTACTTTGTATATGGAAATTACTGGTGTCAGTTCAAGACCGAAAAGAGGTGGCCAAGTTTGAAGCAGAAAAATCGAAAGTTAAATGGCAAACG gaaacaaaTCCACTGTACAGAGGCTCAACaaccacttttaaaaatgtaacttacaagaatgaagaaaagcaaaaaggggcCATGGCTGCAGATTTCTATTAG